DNA from Prosthecobacter debontii:
GCTTCCAGCAGGTTTTGGACAAACCCGGGGCTCCGAACATGAGGTTTGGTTTTCGAAAGATGGGCGCGCTATCAAAGCGACTCATCCAGGAGAGTATGGGAGGTTGTTTGGTCCTGATCGATTTGCGACTCTGGAGCAATATCTGGAGCGAATCCGACTTACCGTGGATCTTTTCGGTCTCGATTGGAGGATTCACGGCATTCACGGTTTTGAACGGAATGTCCGCGTGGTCACCAGTCAGCCCATTTTCCTTGGCAAACCAGCTACACGACAAGAGATCACTGAGTTCATGAAAAAACGACGCTTCGTATTTCATCGGACGAGATTTGGAGATGCTTGGTATCGGCATGAGGACAACGTCTTAGTGGCCGACGCTGAGCCAAAGAACGTGGTGCATGGCGTCGAGGGTCTCGCACCGATTGATGTGATTGTATGCAGGCCGTCGGCAGAACTCTTGAAGGCTGCAAACATCTAAATAGATCATCTGATCGAATTAAAGAGATACCGAACGACCTCGACACAGCCCATGAGGAAAACAACAACAAAGAGACTCAAGATAAGTAGACATCCGACCATGGCCAACTTGCTCCCTGATTCAGCATCATCAAAATCAGGAGTCGCTTGATCACTCACTTTGATATGACTGAACTCAATGGCAGGTTCCTCGATAAACGCTTCACCTTTATCCAATGCATTATCAATGGCAGCACGAAGAGCTTGTAGTCCCTCTAAGTTGCCAATGATAAAATTAGAATCTTCCTCGCGATAGTCACCTGGACGTGCCCAAGGCACGCTTTGAGAAACTTTTGATATTGGGTCGTCTGTATTCACGTTTTTTGCCATTGGGGACGGAAAGATTCCCCCTTTCGACTATCAGTTAGAATCAATCATCCGCCTCCGCCGCGTCCTTGATCACAAAGCGCGCCTTCAGTTTACACACCTGCTGAGCCAGACCGGCAGACTCCACGCTACGCAGCACTTCCTGGAAGTTCTTGTAGGCGTTAGGGGCTTCATCAATCGGATACTTGCGGGCGTTGAAGAGGATGTCGTTAGACTCGAAGTCGGCATCCACCGTGGCCTGATCCAGCGCACGAGCGGCGGCTTTACGTCCCATGCAGCGACCGGCACCGTGGTTCACACTGTAGCAGCTCTTCACGGCGTCCGGCTTGGCCACCATCACCACGGAGCCATCGCGCGGATTTCCAGGCAGCAGGATCGGATGACCGGTGGCGGCAAAAGGCGTGTCCTTCAGTGCATGGTGACCTCCAGGGAAAGCACGGGTCGCCCCTTTTCGATGCACCCAGGAGAGTTGGTTATCCACCACCTCCTGACGCGCGATGTTATGGCTGATGAAGTACACCAGTTGACCGGTCGTTCCTGGCAGCACTTCCTGGAAAGCCTCCAGCACCAGCGCATTGATGAGCATATGGTTCACGGTGGCGAAGTTCGCCCCGAGAGCCATGTCATCGAGATACGCATCGGCCTCCGGCGTTCCCAGAGGCGCATACACGAGTTGACGGTCACCCCCTGGATAAGCCAGACCCCAACGCTGGAAGAAACCTTCAAGCACCTTGAACTGACGCTGAGCCAGCATGTTCCCGAACCCACGAGATCCGCAGTGGCTCAGGAAGGCTACATGGTTGTCTTTGAGGCCAAAAACATCCGCCGTGGCACGCATGGCTGGCTCATCGCTGAGCTGCACGATCTCGCACTCACCGAAGTGGTTTCCACCTCCGTAAGATCCGAGCTGCATCATTTTGCTTTCAAAGTTCGGGAAGGCATTGAAGGCACGCAACTTATCCAGGCGCTCGTGGAGCGTGGAGGTGTTTCCATCATGCCCATAGTGCTGGCTGTCTTCACAACGCAGTGCCCATTCCGGAGGGATTCCAAGGGCCTCACACACAGCTTTGCTCGCGCCTTCCGTGCATACTTGCACGCCGAGGTCCGCGGACACACGACGGGACTTTTTTGCCTCACGCTGGCCGCGTCCGGCCCCTGTCGGCGTGCGTGAAATGATGGCTTCGATCACTCGGCGACGGACCGACTTATCGATCATCTCATCGGCCGGGATGTTCATCTGCAGCAGTGACATGGAGCACTTGATATCCACCCCCACAGGGCCTGGATAGATATGCGTTGGTGAAGCCATCACACATCCCACAGGCGCCCCGTAACCGGCATGCGCGTCGGGGTTCAGCACGAGATCCGTCACACCTGGAGCCGAGCGCGAGTTCAGCGCCTGATCAATGCAGATCTGGTCAAAGGTGGATCGGATGGCATCGGTCCCGATCACTGTGATCGGTTTACCTTTGTTATCGCGAGCTGGGAGGAAAGCTTCGGCTTCACCAGTGATATGGAAGGGGGAGGTCATAAAATGAAAAAGAAAAGGTGGGGCGACAAGGGTTTGATGAAACGTTTTTGCTCTGCTCTACCAGACTGAGCTACGGTCCCGTTGAAAGTGGGACCGGAGGGATTCGAACCCCCGGCCTGAGGATTTTTGAATCATGTAGTTCCATCGGGCATTCGCCCCATTTAATAAATGCAATTAGTTAGGCTAAATGGCGACAAGAGGGTGAGTGATGAACGCCCGAGGTTTTCTCAGGTGCGGGTTATCAAGCCGCTCGTGTAGGGATGTAATCACTCGAAGCATTCGCCAGGAGTTGCATGAGTTAAAATTGAAATTTGGCGACAAGGTTTTTTGAGAAACACGATGTCTATTGCTCTACCACTGAGCCACCGGCACCGTGAAAAGCCGGGCAGGAATCGAACCTGCAACCAATAGCTAATGTAGTTCCCCAGGCATTCGCCAAGGATGAATGCTAACGTGATTGAGAAGAAGTGGCGACAAGGAGTCGAGAAACATGGTCTGAAGCTCTACCGAGCTGAGCTACCGCCCCGTTGCTGGGGACAGGCAGGATTCGAACCTGCGACAGTCAGTGTGGATGTAGTTCCTCAGGCATTCGCCAAAATGAGTTTAGTTTTGAGATGGAGCCTGATGAAAAGAAGAAAGAGACGTGTGCATTTTTTGAGAATGGAGTCCGCTTTCGCATTCACCAGGCTCCAAAGAGACTGATCGGTCAGAGAGAGATCTTTTCGATCTCGCCCACCCAATGATCCGCGCCCAAGGTTCCTTGAGCAAAAGATGCGATGATGTCGAAGACCGAATCCGAGAAGCCTCCGATGTTCAGCACATCGGGCCGCTCCTGCACCTGGGTCGTGGCGTAGGGTTGGATATCCAGACACACGAGACGAGCTTTGGGATTCCGTTCTTTGAACTTCATCCACTCGCTCATTGTGCGCGTCGGCGATCCACCGAAACGACCGTGCTGCGGCGTATCCATCCAGGATTCGTTGTCCGAGACATAGATCACCAGATCCGCCTGCACCTTACGGGCATTGAGATCGATAAGCACCGCGCTGCAGTTCGTTCCACCGCAAGGCAGTGAAGCCAGCTTTTGCGCATTCGTCATCACCGAGTCGCGTGGGTTCAAGGCCACACGCACCACGTTAGTTTCAAAAGGCAGCACCTCGGCATCCCGATTCTGGCGGAGGAAAGCCGCCGAGATCAAAGCCGCGATGTCAATGCAGCGGATCTTGCTCGTGGCCCCTTTGCGGATACCCGTCATCGCCGAGTGCATGGAGCCCGACACATCGGGTGCCACCACCACCTTTCCGGTCACTTGAGGTACGTTCGAGATGGCAATCTCCATCGCATCTTGCAGGGCTTCTTTCACCTCATGCGGCACATCGGCCGACACATTGTGATAAGCAGCCATGAGCTGGTACGGCAACACACGCGAGCGGCGAATCTGGTCCTCGCTACGCAGACGGCTGGCAATGAGTCGGGTGAGGTCCTTGCTCGTGAACACACCATGACGAGCAAAGGTGTTCAGGTTCATCCGAGTCATCTGCCAAGGCGCATGCCGGGCGATCTCCTGCCATTGCTCCGTGGTCAAAGGCAGTGCGGTGAGCATCTGGAAAGGCACCTCCGGAGGATTTCCCTCGGGAGCACTCTTCCATGCCTCGAACTCGCGGATCAGGGCAGGCAGAGCCTCCACATCATGTTTACGACCAATGAGGTATCCATACAGAGCCTCACGGGCAGGCGTTCCCGGACGTGGGTGCACCATCTTGATGATGTCAGCCACCGAAGGAGACTGCCCCACGTCAGCACGGAAGATCGCTTCATCGTTGCGGGTTTCGAACCAGCGGCGCACGAGGCGCTTGGGCAGAGAACCGAGCGACTTACGCCCCGTCACACCGGAGCGCAGAATCTGCACGAAGTTCCGCAGCATCTTGGCGTCGTTAATGACACGCGGGAAGATCAGTTCGAGACGCTCTGCATCGCGGGCTGCAAGCACGGCGCAAAGGAGCGCTGGCACATCCTTCATGAACCCTTTCTCGCGACAATGCAGCGCCGTGCGGGCAATGAAGTCCGTCGGGACCTTTTCACAGAGCTGCAGCACTTTAGCGAGCTGATCCTCGGCGGAGGCATAGAAGGTGGCATTGAGACATCCCGTCGCTGCATACTGAGCCAGAGCATGGCGAGGAGTGAACGAGTATCCCTGGCCTCCCGACTCATTACGGGTATCAGCCTTGGGAGCGAGCGCTCCGACGATGGACTGGAAGAGTGATTTGTTGGCCATGGCGTTTTCTTTCTGGTTTGATTTCGTTGTGCCAGATAAAGAATGCCAGGATCGTGCCAACTCCGTTTCAACAGCGTGCCAGTGGCGCTGGAATCCTTATAAAATAAGGGAAAGAAAAATTTCACGCCTACAAATCCGGCCCTTTCCTCAAACCGCCATTATCCATATTTAATATCTAATGATAGATGGTTTTATCTTTCTAGATAATCATCTATATATGAATTAAATCACATTAGCCCTCCGCCTCCAGCTTTATGAAATCCACCGTCGTTTTTGGCTTCCTCGGCACGTCTCTGGACCGGGCCCAAGGGACAGATCGTTGGTCCAAATGGCGACCGACGGTGGCCATGTGCCAGCAAGAGGATCTGCTGATCTCACGAGTAGAGTTACTGGTGGAAACCAAGTTCAAAAATCTGGCTCAGCAGGTAGTGGCTGATATCCAGCAGGTCTCTCCTGAGACCGTGGTCAAAGTAAACGAGATCAACTTTTCCGATCCCTGGGATTTTCAGGAGGTTTATGAGGGACTGTATGATCTCATAACAAATTATTCGTTTAAAACGGATAAGGAAGATTACTTCATTCATCTGACAACAGGAACTCATGTGGCGCAGATCTGCTGGTTCTTATTGAACGAAGCCAATTTCATCCCTGCTCGGTTGCTTCAGACGTCACCCGTCCGCACGGATGACAGGCATGCCAGCGCTGCGGGGCGCTATTCCATCATCGATCTCGATCTCTCCAAGTATGACCGTCTCGCCACGCGCTTTGCTCAGGAGCAGGAGAAGACATTGGACTTCCTCA
Protein-coding regions in this window:
- a CDS encoding putative polyvalent protein kinase domain-containing protein, coding for MNQVELPAGFGQTRGSEHEVWFSKDGRAIKATHPGEYGRLFGPDRFATLEQYLERIRLTVDLFGLDWRIHGIHGFERNVRVVTSQPIFLGKPATRQEITEFMKKRRFVFHRTRFGDAWYRHEDNVLVADAEPKNVVHGVEGLAPIDVIVCRPSAELLKAANI
- a CDS encoding RtcB family protein, encoding MTSPFHITGEAEAFLPARDNKGKPITVIGTDAIRSTFDQICIDQALNSRSAPGVTDLVLNPDAHAGYGAPVGCVMASPTHIYPGPVGVDIKCSMSLLQMNIPADEMIDKSVRRRVIEAIISRTPTGAGRGQREAKKSRRVSADLGVQVCTEGASKAVCEALGIPPEWALRCEDSQHYGHDGNTSTLHERLDKLRAFNAFPNFESKMMQLGSYGGGNHFGECEIVQLSDEPAMRATADVFGLKDNHVAFLSHCGSRGFGNMLAQRQFKVLEGFFQRWGLAYPGGDRQLVYAPLGTPEADAYLDDMALGANFATVNHMLINALVLEAFQEVLPGTTGQLVYFISHNIARQEVVDNQLSWVHRKGATRAFPGGHHALKDTPFAATGHPILLPGNPRDGSVVMVAKPDAVKSCYSVNHGAGRCMGRKAAARALDQATVDADFESNDILFNARKYPIDEAPNAYKNFQEVLRSVESAGLAQQVCKLKARFVIKDAAEADD
- a CDS encoding vWA domain-containing protein, with product MANKSLFQSIVGALAPKADTRNESGGQGYSFTPRHALAQYAATGCLNATFYASAEDQLAKVLQLCEKVPTDFIARTALHCREKGFMKDVPALLCAVLAARDAERLELIFPRVINDAKMLRNFVQILRSGVTGRKSLGSLPKRLVRRWFETRNDEAIFRADVGQSPSVADIIKMVHPRPGTPAREALYGYLIGRKHDVEALPALIREFEAWKSAPEGNPPEVPFQMLTALPLTTEQWQEIARHAPWQMTRMNLNTFARHGVFTSKDLTRLIASRLRSEDQIRRSRVLPYQLMAAYHNVSADVPHEVKEALQDAMEIAISNVPQVTGKVVVAPDVSGSMHSAMTGIRKGATSKIRCIDIAALISAAFLRQNRDAEVLPFETNVVRVALNPRDSVMTNAQKLASLPCGGTNCSAVLIDLNARKVQADLVIYVSDNESWMDTPQHGRFGGSPTRTMSEWMKFKERNPKARLVCLDIQPYATTQVQERPDVLNIGGFSDSVFDIIASFAQGTLGADHWVGEIEKISL